From Enterococcus mundtii, the proteins below share one genomic window:
- the hrcA gene encoding heat-inducible transcriptional repressor HrcA, with product MLTQRQSDILRLIIQNYTSSGVPVGSKTLMAEGVEASPATIRNDMKALEDEGLLLKTHSSSGRIPSALGYRYYVDHLLRPARVANDDLHQIRQSLNKEFHEINEIIKQSAEILSELTSYTTFSLGPEIKDRRLTGFRIVPLNSRQVIAIVVTDNGNVESQVFTLPENLGSQDLEKMVRIVNDRLVGDPLVTVYNKLRTEIPMILHKYFQTTEGMSSLFDTVLSHAFEDKVYVSGQMNLLDYEPLQDVDQFKSMFSFMTDSYELTQMIVPMDSKIHIKIGSEIGNDLLQNMSMIQASYEIVGHGRGTIALLGPTSMPYSKMLGLVDVYRKELAHKLADYYRTLDRSDF from the coding sequence ATGTTAACACAGCGACAAAGTGATATTTTACGTCTGATCATCCAAAACTATACGAGTAGTGGGGTGCCCGTTGGTTCCAAAACGTTAATGGCGGAAGGAGTCGAGGCAAGTCCAGCGACGATCCGTAATGATATGAAAGCTTTAGAGGATGAAGGTCTACTTTTAAAGACACATTCTTCTTCTGGACGTATACCGTCTGCGCTAGGTTATCGTTATTATGTGGATCATCTGTTACGACCTGCTCGTGTAGCAAATGATGATTTGCACCAAATTCGACAGTCTTTAAACAAGGAATTCCATGAAATCAACGAAATCATCAAACAATCAGCTGAGATTTTATCTGAGTTGACTAGTTACACTACTTTTTCGTTAGGACCCGAGATTAAAGATCGCCGTTTGACCGGTTTTCGCATCGTGCCATTGAATAGTCGTCAGGTCATTGCGATCGTTGTGACTGACAATGGGAACGTTGAAAGTCAGGTTTTTACTCTTCCTGAAAACTTAGGTAGTCAGGACTTAGAAAAAATGGTTCGTATTGTCAATGACCGTTTGGTAGGAGATCCGTTAGTGACGGTATACAACAAATTACGCACGGAGATCCCGATGATCTTGCATAAATATTTTCAAACAACGGAAGGGATGTCTAGTCTCTTTGATACGGTTTTGAGTCATGCGTTTGAGGATAAAGTTTATGTGAGTGGCCAAATGAACTTATTGGATTATGAACCGTTGCAAGATGTGGATCAGTTCAAGTCAATGTTTTCATTTATGACAGATTCCTATGAACTGACACAGATGATCGTACCGATGGATAGCAAGATACATATCAAAATCGGTTCGGAAATAGGCAATGACCTATTGCAAAATATGAGTATGATCCAAGCGAGTTATGAAATCGTCGGCCATGGACGTGGAACCATCGCATTGCTAGGACCAACTAGTATGCCATATTCCAAAATGTTAGGCCTTGTCGATGTCTATCGAAAAGAATTGGCGCACAAACTCGCTGATTATTATCGCACACTTGATCGCTCGGATTTTTGA
- the hemW gene encoding radical SAM family heme chaperone HemW, with protein sequence MKETNKSAEHKVSAYIHIPFCEHICYYCDFNKVFLEGQPVDEYVEMLLKEMAIMMECRPVNELETLYVGGGTPTSLAAKQLDRLLSGAREILPFNEGKEFTVEANPGDLTREKLQVMKNYGVNRLSMGVQTFDNRLLKKIGRKHTAEDVYETMRFLEAENFSNVSIDLIYALPGQTLEGYLDTLERALALDLPHYSLYSLILENKTMFMNWVRQGRLQLPDQETETRMFEETIAAMEKHQRRQYEISNFGLAGHESQHNLMYWNNDHYFGFGAGASGYLDHTRYRNKGPIQHYLRPLREGELPVLEREELSRKNQIEEEMFLGLRKKVGIEKQHFLQRYGQSIESLYQSVLDELVAEELLVNEEDRVYLTKKGTFLGNNVFERFLLDKDLVND encoded by the coding sequence ATGAAAGAAACAAACAAATCCGCAGAACATAAGGTTTCTGCTTATATCCATATTCCATTTTGTGAACATATCTGTTATTACTGTGACTTCAATAAAGTGTTTCTAGAAGGTCAACCAGTGGATGAGTATGTCGAAATGCTACTAAAGGAAATGGCGATCATGATGGAGTGTCGTCCGGTGAATGAATTGGAGACACTGTATGTGGGTGGTGGAACGCCGACTTCTTTAGCGGCTAAGCAGCTCGATCGACTATTGTCTGGTGCCAGAGAGATCTTACCTTTTAATGAAGGAAAAGAGTTTACGGTGGAAGCGAATCCTGGTGATTTGACAAGGGAAAAGCTACAAGTAATGAAGAATTATGGGGTCAATCGTTTATCGATGGGGGTCCAGACCTTTGATAATCGCTTATTAAAGAAAATTGGTCGAAAACATACGGCGGAAGATGTCTATGAAACGATGCGATTTTTAGAGGCGGAAAATTTCTCAAATGTCAGCATTGATTTAATCTATGCATTACCTGGACAGACATTAGAAGGCTATCTTGATACGTTAGAGCGGGCATTAGCCTTAGACTTGCCTCATTATTCTCTTTATTCATTGATTTTAGAGAATAAAACGATGTTCATGAATTGGGTTCGACAAGGACGGTTGCAGTTGCCAGATCAAGAGACGGAGACACGGATGTTTGAAGAAACGATTGCGGCGATGGAAAAACATCAACGTCGTCAATATGAGATCAGTAACTTTGGTTTAGCTGGTCATGAATCCCAACACAATTTGATGTATTGGAATAATGATCACTATTTCGGTTTTGGCGCAGGAGCAAGTGGCTATCTGGATCATACGCGATATCGAAATAAAGGGCCGATCCAACATTATTTGCGTCCGTTACGTGAAGGTGAGCTACCAGTATTAGAACGTGAAGAGTTATCTCGTAAGAATCAAATCGAGGAAGAGATGTTTCTTGGTTTAAGAAAAAAGGTGGGCATTGAGAAGCAACACTTTTTACAGCGTTATGGTCAATCGATTGAATCGTTGTATCAATCTGTCCTGGATGAGTTAGTAGCAGAAGAGCTGTTAGTGAATGAAGAAGACCGAGTATATTTGACAAAAAAAGGAACTTTTTTGGGGAATAATGTCTTCGAACGTTTTTTATTGGATAAGGACTTGGTAAACGACTGA
- the grpE gene encoding nucleotide exchange factor GrpE, protein MKENHEELDQELNDTQLDPETEEVEVSEVEEEANELANLQAEFDEMEDKFLRARAEIANMANRGKNEREQLQKYRSQDLAKKLLPSIDNLERALATEVSDEQGASLKKGVEMVLESLKHALKEEGIEKIPAKGEPFDPTLHQAVQTVPATDELPADTIVEVLQEGYKLHDRVLRPTMVIVAQ, encoded by the coding sequence ATGAAAGAAAACCATGAAGAATTAGATCAGGAATTGAATGATACGCAGCTAGATCCAGAAACGGAAGAAGTGGAAGTCTCAGAAGTGGAAGAAGAAGCAAACGAACTTGCAAATCTCCAAGCTGAATTTGATGAAATGGAAGACAAGTTTTTGCGTGCGAGAGCAGAAATCGCTAATATGGCAAATCGTGGTAAAAACGAACGAGAGCAATTGCAAAAATATCGTTCGCAAGATTTAGCCAAAAAATTATTACCTTCGATCGACAACTTAGAACGTGCTTTAGCAACAGAAGTATCGGATGAGCAAGGTGCAAGTTTGAAAAAAGGTGTCGAGATGGTTCTTGAAAGTTTGAAACATGCATTGAAGGAAGAAGGGATCGAAAAAATCCCTGCAAAAGGTGAACCTTTTGATCCGACATTGCATCAAGCAGTTCAGACCGTACCAGCAACAGATGAATTACCTGCTGATACGATCGTTGAAGTGTTACAAGAAGGCTATAAATTACATGACCGCGTATTGAGACCGACAATGGTTATCGTTGCGCAATAA